The Brassica napus cultivar Da-Ae chromosome C7, Da-Ae, whole genome shotgun sequence genomic interval AAGCAAATTGACACAATTTGTTTACTGCAAAGGTGATGTCCGGACGTGTAATAGTAAGATACATTGGCCGTCCAACCATTCTGCGATACACAGTAGGATCATCCAAGATTGGTTGATCTTTATCAGAGAAAAGCTTGACATTTGGATCCATTGGAATAGAAGCCGGCTTGCAAGCCATCAAACCAGTTTCTTCTAATAACTCCAGGATGTACTTGCGCTGACAAATAGAAATCCCTTTACTAGATCTGGCAATCTCCAAACCAAGAAAAAACTTCAAAGAACCAAGATCCCTTAGTTTAAACACTTCGCGGAGATTGGCTTTAAGTTGTTCCACTTCATTATCATCATTGCTCGCAATgacaatgtcatcaacatacaccAAAACGGCCACATATTTCCCACCAAAATTCTTGATGAATAATGTGTGATCAGTCTGTGACTTAGCAAAACCCATAGAGATAAGAGTAGAGCTAAACTTGAGAAACCATTGCCTAGAAGCTTGCTTGAGTCCATATAAGGATTTTTGTAACTTACAAACCGCATTTGGAGGCAATGATTCCCCCTGTTTTGGTGTATATCCTGGAGGAAGCTTCATGTAAATTTCTTCATGCAAATCTCCATTGAGAAACGCATTTGAGATATCAAGTTGTGTGAGACTCCAGTTCTTAGCAGCAGAGACAGCCAAGAGTGTCTTCACCGTAGTCATCTTCGCAACGGGTGAGAATGTATCAACAAAGTCTACTCCCTCTTGTTGTGTATACCCTTTGGCGACTAATCTCGCTTTATAGCGTTGCAAAGTACCATCAGCATTCAGCTTCACCTTATATACCCACTTGCAGCCAATAGCATGTTTTCCAGGCGGTAAAGAAACAATCTTCCAAGTGTCTGTGCTTTCGAGTGCTATTAGCTCTTCATTCATCGCCTTGATCCATTCATCAAACCTCTTAGCTTGCGTGAATGAAGCAGGCTCAATGTGTTTAGATAAAGCACAAATATAGTTTTCATACCCTTTAGAGAGCTTGGCAAATGAGATATAAGAAGCAAGAGGATAAGGAACATCAGTAGCAGTAAGATGGCAATAATACTCACTAAGATGTTCAGGTGGTTTGCTGACTCGCTTTGATTTGTCACGTGAAGGAAGAATAGAATCCCATGTTGCTTGTAACACCTCTTTAGGTAAACCAGACGATGCTGTTGGATGAGACTTCTCAGGAACCATATTCATCCAATCAGTATTTAAGAAATCCTCTGAGTAAACCGGCTTCTCCTCAGCATAGGGAAATATATCTTCATGAAAAGTTACATTCCTGGATATATGAACTTTGTTACTCTCAAGATCAAGTAACTTATAGCCCTTGTAACCAGAGGGATAACCAAGAAAAACACAGGGTCTTGAGCGTGGCTGAAACTTATGTCGTCCTTTAGATGAAGTAGACATATATGCTAAACAACCAAACACCCTGAGATCAGAGTACACGACTTTCTTTGACGTCAATAACTTGAAAGGTGTTTTGTTCTTGAGACGAGAAGTAGAAAGACCGCAGTCAAAACACAATCTCCCCAATGATCCAAAGGAACTTGTGACTGAAACATCAATGACTGAGCTACGTTCAGTATGTGTTGATGTTTCCTCTCCACAACTGAGTTCTGCTCTGGTGTCTCTGGACAAGAGTGATAAGCGACAATACCCTTCTTCTTGAATAAAGCCGTGAAACGAAGCTCTGGAGCATTATCTGAACGAACTCCTTTCACTACAGCTTTATATTGAGTTTCAACCATTTGTAAGAACTCTGGAAAAACCGTGATAACCTCATCCTTGCTTCTGAGTAAATACAACCACGTAACTATGGTGTGATCGTCAACGATGGTGAGGAAATATTTGTAGCCTTCAGGAGTCGGTACAGAGAAAGGTCCCCACACATCTATGTGTAACATTTCAAACGGATGATCACATATATTGTTATGAGAGATATACCGAAGATGTTTCTGCTTTGCTAGATGGCAAACTGAACAATGATGTattttatttctctcttttaatcCAAGTACATCATTCAGAGAATCAGTTTTAGACAAGGCAGGATGTCCTAGTCTATTGTGCCATAAAGCAGTatcagcaacaacattggagcaGAAAATTAAATCCGTAGTATCTTCTGTGTTTGATGAATCAAGAAGTGATGTAGTATCCAGCACATAGAGGTTTGCAATCTCTTCACCCAGACCAATCATCAGCCCCCTGGTAGGATCCTGTATCATGCAAGAAGATCCATCAAACATAATGCGATAACCCAAGTCCTTTGTGACCTGACTCACACTGATCAAACTGAGACGAAACTCAGGTATGTAGAGCACGTTATTAAGAACGAGATGACGACTGAGTCTAACACTGCCAACTCCCTCAATATTAACACCCATTCCAGTAGGAAGAGTTACAGAGACATTTTGAGTCACAGATAAAGTTTCAAAACGACTCTTGTCACAGGTAACATGATGCGTAGCACCACTGTCTACAATCCATGAAGAAGAACCCAAAACACTACTGGTTGCCTGCAATATGGCTACAAATCTAAGAGTAGATGAGGAGTAGGCCATACCAGGCAAAGCAGTAATGGTGGCACCAGATGAGGAAGAAGTAGACTGAATGTTGGAAGGTTGCAGCTTGGAGTTGAAATACGCAATAACCCCCTGAATTTGATCCTTTGTCAAACTGTTGACCATATGAGAGATGTTGTTTCCGTTGATCTCAGAGTCCTCGAGAGCAAGTTGAGCGACCACTGGCTTCGTGTAGCTTGTAGGCTTTGCTGAAGTAGTAATCTTCTCTGACTTATTCTTATGTTTATGCTTGAAATCAATCGGATAGCCGTGTATCTTGTAGCAAGTATCAGTGGTATGTCCAGTGTAACCACAATGAGTACATATCGGCTTTTGTTGTTTCTGATGATGATAGTTTGACTGAGTCGCATAAACCACAGCAGGAACTTGTGAAGTAGATGATACCTGGAATGCAGAAGCATTCTGAAGAGAACTGAGATTCCTCTGGTTGAAATCCTGATCCAGAAGATTATATATCTCAGACAAATCAGGTACATTTTTCTTCATGATAATCTGACTCCTGATGATGGCATAAGACTCGTTCAAGCCTGCTAAGAACTTAACAATTTTAGATTGTTCAGCCTTTTTGTTCATAGCTTTGCAACAGTCACAGTTGTGACAAGAATCAACGCAATCAGCACTATCCAGCTCATCCCATAAGGTCTTCAGAGTTGTGTAGTAGGTAGATAGATCCATAGAGCCCTACTGCAATGACCAAATTTGTTGAGATAGCTGATATGAACGCGGAAGATTTGTGATGTGGAATCTGGTGGCGAGATCCTTCCAAATATCCGAAGCATCATTGAATCTGAGAATACTTTTGTAAATCTGTTTCGAAACAGTATTTAGTATCCAAGATTTCACCATAGAGTTGCAACGAGACCAGATCCTGAAGCTAGAATGAGAATCACTTGGCCTAGCTAATGATCCATCGATAAACGCTGATTTGTTCTTCGCATCTAACGCAATGTTCATAGCTATACACCAATTATCGTAATTCGTACCATCAAGCACCTCAGAGATGATCGAAAGACCTGGATTGTCGCCGTTGGTTTGGTGAAAGGGAGAATGGATGCTATCGTACGATTCGGATGGAGCGATCGGGGTATTTGGCGGCGAAACCTCGGGATCTGCAGATCTCCGCGCCGATGCCGTTGCTCAACCAGAACGACGGCCAACTCTCCTTGCGATCACCATTGGTGAGCGAGAAAAAGAAACGTGAGCAGAATCGAGTGAGGTTTGAGCCTcactgctctgataccatgttagttGAGCTCAAGCTCATCAGAGAAGAAGCTCAAAATGGAAATATCTTTCTGTTATTTTCATTAATGATTCAACGTTTACATTATATAGTATTGAAACCCGGTTTATACATGTACAGAATACAATCTATATTGAACCAACATTAAACCAAACTGAATCAACGCTCATATATTAATAGGTTCGATTCGGAGTGGAGCGTCGGGCCTTCCGTGTTGTGAGGCTTGGTGTCTTGTCTCAACCCACGGCTGCGTCTGCGTGCGTCGGAGGTGGTGGAGCTGTCTATCGGAGCTCTCCCGGTGGTTCTGTTGGTCGTGTGGCTGCGGAATGGCTGGGCTCACAAGGTTTATTTCTTAAGGGTTGCGGGTTCTCTGTCGTCTATGGAAGTGACTCTCACTCTCTGGCGTTTTcaaccataaaaaaataaatattaaaaagaccAAGTTTCAACGACTATATGAATATCGCCatacaacaaaaaaactaaatcttCTGCTTCGTGTTGCCATCTTCTCCATGAAGGAAACCATGATTCCAGTGATATATTTTGATACCAAATATATTGTATCAAGATACTAGTGGTATGGTTCGTATGTTTTTTCTTAAATGAATTGTGGTCTTAGTAAACAAAATATGttctaaaatatgaaaatgaaaatatgtcgAAAGAGAATGATATTTTTCTGACCCATTTGGTAGTGGCTAGTGCCCATAgtgtattagttttttttgaagTTACTTAGTTCAAAATGGAATAACATAAATGGTTGTGACTAATGGATTCAACAAAAGTAGTATAAAAATATGATAGTCGTAACAAAGTTAATTTAGTTGgaatttaaacataaagtaaagttgatgttttatctAGAGAACATACATATACTATTAAATATCATGTGgacaatatataaaagaaacggcattgaaattttatttttgagagtAATCTGAATTTAAATGTGTGTAATGTAGTTTTGTTCATATATTCTTCTTATTTGATTTTTGGTATGAAACTAACTCTGGCAATGGAACATATTAGTAAATGAGGAAAAACGTTTATATcttttgtttgaaaataataacaaaaatcgAAAACAGTTTGTAAATGAAACTGAAAATTGGAATATAAGAAACCCCCttataaattgtaataatgaTGAATCATATATGACTTTCCCTGGGACAGTTTATGCATGTACGAAGCTATTGATCAATGCAGCGAAAATGAAAAGTATGGCCGTAAGTATAAGCATAGGTTCCATTGTTGCAACTTTCACGATTTTGTAAGTAGACGCCCCATCTAGCTTTCATCACCGAAGAAATAAGTTGCAGATTCAGAAGTCGCCACGTGTCCAAAAACATCCACCCTTCCCAAAGTATAAGCATAGGTTCCATTGATCAATGCAGCGAAAATGAAAAGTATGGCCGTAAGTATAAGCATAGGTTCCATTCTTGCAACTTTCACGATTTTGTAAGTAGACGCCCCATCTAGCTTTCATCACCGAAGAAATAAGTTGCAGATTCAGAAGCCGCCACGTGTCCAAAAACATCCACCCTTCCCTACTGACATGGCGGCGTGTAGAGAAAGAAAATgcaactttattattatagatatttcATTTCACGTTgacattttttcttaaatttaatttaaataatcaaaataataaaataataattgatttactgtattataaaataataagtaaaagtCTGAATGTTAACAAACCGCATCACACTACTGTTGATACTATTAAAGgattaatattactatttttgtatgttttaatattttagatcaAGTAGACCATCTACTTCAAATAACcgattataattttcaaaacaattacTATTGATTACTTATAGAATATGGTTAAATGGTTAAATGGTTTTAGATCAAgtaggccatcgccaaccaaaatcgataaagaatcaccaaagttccttgaaagaattcaaggtgatatatgtggaccgatacatccaccatgtggaccattccactattttatggtattaattgacgcatccagtagatggtcacacgtttgtctattatcatctcgaaacatggcatttgcgagatttctaactcagataatccgGACACAGTTCCctgattataatattaaaaaagttagattagacaacgctggtgaattcacatcccaagcattcaatgattattgtatggtaatgggaattgaagttgaacattctgtggctcatgttcatacgcaaaatggtttggctgaatctttaattaagcgtctgcaactgattgcaagaccattgataatgagatcaaaacttccaacctctgtatggggacatgctattttgcacgCAGAAACACTCATTCGAaacagaccgagtgcataccacaAGTATTCCCTACTAcaattagcgtttggtcgagaaccaaatatTTCCCATttaagaatctttggttgtgcagtatatgtgcctgtagcaccaccacaacgaacaaagATGAGACCACAAAGAAagttgggaatatatgttggttgtgactctccatcaattataagatacatagaaccacagactggtgacgtctttacagcacgttttgctgattgtcattttgacgaaaatgtattcccagttctagggggagaaaaaaaaaatgttggaagtgatataaaatggagtgtaccatcattgttatatcttgatcctcctactaaagagtcagaactagaagttcgacgaattatgcatttacagagtataactaaccagctacctgatgcatttgcagataccaagacggtaactaaatctcatataccagctgcaaatgctcctgctcgtatcaaaatgccaaatgaacaagaaaaggaggatgacacacgagagccaaaaacacgtctgaagcgtggtagacctgttggttctaaggataagaatcctaggaaacagaagaaagctgaaatatatgatgcacccaaaatagcagaaaatattttggaagaaataaatgataagaactctgatgaatcagagcatcgtgaatcgaaagataatcatgagatttctattaattacatccataataaaaagATATGGAAAATGAATGAAAATGATGACATTGGTGATGTTTTCTCATATCTTATGTCAAATGAGGTAAATGAAGataccgatgatccagaaccgaaatccatatatgaatgtcaaaagagacatgattggaataaatggaaagaagcaatacaaatcgaacttgattcgcttaacaaacgaaaagtgtttggatctattgtactcacacctgaagatgtgagaccagttgggtacaaatggattttcgttcgaaaacgaaatgagaaaaatgagattacaaggtataaagctcgccttgtagcccaaggattttctcaaagacctggtattgattatgaggaaacatattctcctgtaatggatgcgatcacatttagattcctgatgagtctagccgctaataaaaatcttgagatgcgtctcatggatgttgttacagcttatctatacggatcattatatactgatatctacatgaaaatccctgatggatttaaaatgccagaagcattaagttccaaacctaaagagttatgtgcaataaaattccaaagatcattatatgggttaaaacaatctggacgtatgtggtacaatcgtctcagtgaacatttaacaaaagaaggatatgtgaatgatcctatatgcccatgtgttttcatcaagaaaacaacatccggatttgtgataatcgcggtatatgttgatgatctaaatattattggaactcagaaggaaatacaaaaggcatcagaatatctaaaaggagaatttgagatgaaagatctcggaaagacacagtattgtcttggccttcaaatagaacattttcaaaatggtatatttgtacaTCAATCTACATACAccaaaagagtgttgaaacgctTTAATATGGATAAATCTAATCCCCTTAGTACTCCGATGGTCGTCAGATCACTTaacattgaaagtgatccatttcgaccacctgaggaaaaagaagagatacttggtccggaactaccatatctaagtgcaattggagcgttgatgtaccttgcaaattgtacacggcctgatatatcattcactgttaatcttctagcaagatttagctcatctccaacacgaagacattggaatggaattaaacatgtctttcgttacctacaagggactattgatttaggcttattttaccctaagattcaaatggtcaaatggttggttttgcagatgcaggatatctttcagatccacacaaagcccgatcgcaaacaggatatgtttttacgatcggaggcactgctatatcttggcgttctcagaaacaaacgcttgtggctacctcttcaaatcatgctgagatcatcgcactccatgaagcaagtaaagaatgtgtatggctaagatcaatcaGCCAACACATTTTTTCAAGTAGTGGGATTGACAAAAGTACggggccaactattctatatgaagacaatgcagcatgtgttgctcaaacgaaggaaggatatatcaaaaccGATAAAACAAAGCATATTCAtccaaagttcttctcatacactcaagagctcgagaagaagaaagagattgaagtaagatatgtccgatcatgcgacaatgcagccgacctcttcacaaaagcaCTTCCtacttcggtattcagaaaacatgtccataacattggaatgcgtcatcagaaggatctatgactgctcaatcgagggggagcttacgtagttgtactctttttacctaactatggtttttcccattgggttttcctagaaaggtttttaacgaggcaacaaagacgttaagcgagagcggagagtgacaccggtccccaagggggagtgttacgaaacttaatttaatacaagatggattatcaaggggaagtgttataagataaactttgaaatgatcctccactcctttaccaactcaagcactatgatcatctactcatcaagcactatgatcacccactcatttaccaaattaagcaccatctttgttattttatgtattgttgttcactataaataccatcactcatctcactcttttgtacaccaaaaaacaagaacaagagtttataatcaaagaataattacatcttcttcttcatccttataataaactctctcccttatattagtgttatttgcttcatacgggtattaaattctactcttatttaaactagaggcgatcccgggctacgcccgggttattTTGTATGAAAATTATTAGTGACATATCAATGTTGATGAAACAGTCTATGTTAAATTGTAGAAAATAATCAATTCACACATTAGAATGTTTGAATAatataatgttttgaaaatcttaaaaaaataactttaatctttttaaaatttatgtatgtTATAAATTATGTGTAGAAGGTAAGTTGTCCTTATCATTATTAAGAGGAAATGTTAAAGTCTTAaaacatagaagaaaaaaacataaataagatGGTAGAATTTTGACGAAGAGGTTCATGGAAGGGATGAAGTTTGATGGAAGGGAAGGAGTTTCCGTGTTGGGGAgcctgaaatttatttttaaatatatcagTGAACATAGATTGGTATTAGTTATCAATTAATTAGATAGTAGAGTAGGGAGACGTACTTGTAAGTAGTGAGGTAACCTTCATCACGGAAGGAGTTTTAGTTCTGATTCATTTCTGGTGGTACCTCGAGTGCTGCATAGTAGATAGATATGAATTATTAGATAGATAACCACTTAGAAATCTTCCATGAGATTCTGAGTTTTGAATTTTACTTACTCTCATGTGGATGAAGGCGGTTGAAGATTTCTTTGTAGACTATGTTCTTCACTTTTTGTTTGTGTGAGTCTTTGCCTTTGATGATTTTTAGTCCTGTTTTGCTTGTTACACGTGAGAGGGCCACGTAGAGTTGACCATGTGAGAAGACCGGTCTAGGAAGGTATAGGATAACCTCTTTTAAGCTTTGGCCCTGGCTTTTGTTGATTGTCATCGCATAACACAATCTGATAGGAAACTGGCGTCGACGTAAAGTGAACGGTAGCTGTGTATCCCCATGCAAAAGGACTACTCGTGGGATCAAAACTTCATTTCCAATGTGGGAACCAGTAATTATATCTGCCTTAAGCACTCTTTCGCCTATGTGGGTTAGGATCATATGGGTACCATTACATAATccttttgtttggttttatgtTTCGCAGAAGCATAATCGGGGCCCCAACTTTGAGAGTGAGTTTATGGGAAGGCAATCCTGGAAACTCCATCGAGTTGAGATACTCAACAGCGTATAGTGTTTCATTTTGGTTAGATTGAGTTTCTGAAACCTCAAAGCTATCGTAACTGTACTAGTCTTTTGACTCTCCGGTGGTTTTGGAGATTGTATACGCATTGATTTCATCGACTGTATCATTTCGGGGCGTTAGGATAGCTTTATCGGTGTAGGAACTTTGGGAGGCCTCTATTTGGTTGGTATCACCATACGCTGCATCGACAACTTGCTTTAGTGACTCTTCTTTAGTCTCTTTGAGCAATGTTGGATCGATATTTAACATTTGGTCATGGTAGCCATCGTCTGCGTCTACCTTTTCTGATTCTGGACGACCTTCACCGACTTTGAGAAGCCAATCAGAGAACTCTTTTTCGTCCTGGTTGACTCGCATATTTGTCTTCAAAGGGAACTTGTGGCAAAAATTCCATAGATATGAATGACATATCGAAGCTAAGACGGTATCAGCTCGACTCCCTTGTGGAACTACCGGTAGGATTTGTCTAAAATCACCACCTAACAAAACCGTTTTTCCGCCGAAAGTTTGATCCTTTGCGTGTGGGTTTTTTATAGACATTATGTCCTTCAAAGTTTTGTCAAGTGCTTCGAAGGCATGTTTGTGCGTCATAGGTGCCTCATCCCAGATTATGAGGTCCGTTTTCTCAATGAGTTCAGCGAGCATCGTACCTGGTTTGATGTTGCAGAGCTTATCTTCGTCGAGCTTCAAAGGAATATTAAAGCGTGAATGAGCTGTTCTTCCGTTTGGTAGTAGCAATGCGGCTATTCCTGAAGAAGCTACCGGGAGAACGATTTGTTTTTTCGAGCAAAGTCTGGATATGATGGTTTGATAGAGGAATGTTTTTCCTGTACCCCCTGCGCCATGTACAAAGAATAGTTTTCCATCTTTTTTGTCAACAGAGTCTAAGACTGATTCGTAAATTGCACGCTGCTCGGCGTTAAGCAAGTTGTACTGACTGTCATGTCTGAGCGTTTCTTCGGCAACATTCTAATCCATTTCTTGGTTCCACAAACTGTTCCCCAATTCTCTTAGCAAAACTTGTTTGATCTTAGGCATCGCTTTAATATCGTTTAAAGAACGGTCTTGCATGCGCATCAACTTTTCCACTTCGATTAACGTGTACTGCTCAAGGGTCTCATCGTCCAGCTCCAGATTTGTGTGGCCTAAGATCCTTTGCCTCTTGTGGAGTATGTCCTCGCTCATTGATTTCCATGAGTGCTCCCATAGTCCTTTGGGGCTTGCAACGAAGCAAGTGTTTAGAAAGGTGACAAACATATCACGGAGTTGGTATGGGGTGGCTGTTCTAGCACCCTCCGACATACTCTCGAGCCATTCAACATCATCATCCAAATAGCCTCGTGCGTGGCAACCCGATTTGAAGTCAGGGTATTTCACGTCGTTGAAAGTTTTCAGCTCGTCATAACTTCTAGGACCTTTAATCTTATTGATGAGGATCCTCAGATAGTATCGATCACCTGCTGATGGATGGACAGCCACAATTCGCCCAATGGTTTTTCCTTTCTTACGTTCATACCAGACTTTGGAATTGTTGTTCCAGACGAAATATTCTGGTATTTGCACATAAGTTAATGTTCGTGCAAATGCTGACCGTCTGCATAATACCATCCATTCAGTAAACATTGTCTTCTCAATACCTGGTTTGCGGATTACGCGGCCGAGGTTATCAGTTTCTTTAATGGTGATGTTATGCTCACCTTCTAAGTGAATGATAAGCTTCTCAACGGACGACTTTCTTTTGTGTATGTGAAATGCGAAAGTCCGCTACATGGACTCACAAGCTGACAAATACCGGGCTTCGATGTATTCTTGGATCTCATTCCGTTGCTTAATCACTTTTTCCTTTGGTTCTCCAGAAGAAACTGTGTCAGACGTAGTTGCTGTATTTCCTTTTTCAATAACTGCGGATGCTCTGTCAACACCTTTGGTTATGTACTTGAATAAGTACTTCACTGCACTTGTACGATTACACCATTCCACATTGATATGAGCCTCGTACTTCTTTAGGAGGTTAATGTTATGAGGTACAACAAACGTGTTGTTTAGGGTTGCCCCATTTTTAACCACAGACCCATTTTCATTTCGGCGGCGACGATATAACACATACCCTGATTTGTCAATCGAAGTACTGTCATTATAAGGCCGAGGATACTTCTTTGTGCACACATTATTTTTCATACACGGTGACTTCGGATTAATGACACCACATGGACCATG includes:
- the LOC106442673 gene encoding uncharacterized protein LOC106442673; this translates as MGQTSTEGNLDETTLARLIEMLDENNCLAKLFRRARDYYEGSGQEFKIRLLSDKGKGKEYDLPSTSEVAGLIVGDMSSTIGVRDIVVQFQSDTLQQIRDDHPLYMSLQYPLLFPRGEYGFHPEISLHLETGTSKTRQFLTIRQYYAAQIQTRPNQGMTLVKGGRLLHQYVVDVYTQIEEDRLRWARNNQNVLRAELYSNVLDAVSKGDTDAKIIGQRFILPPSFTGGPRYLVEKYHDAMAICREYGNPDLFITMTANPNWKEIKEHLEIYGGDSPNDRPDIECRVFKMKLDQLLKDFKKGTFFKPYTAALHRIEFQKRGLPHAHILLWFGNSSRTPSSEEVDEIISAELPNKEEDPEAYNLVTKHMIHGPCGVINPKSPCMKNNVCTKKYPRPYNDSTSIDKSGYVLYRRRRNENGSVVKNGATLNNTFVVPHNINLLKKYEAHINVEWCNRTSAVKYLFKYITKGVDRASAVIEKGNTATTSDTVSSGEPKEKVIKQRNEIQEYIEARRSAFARTLTYVQIPEYFVWNNNSKVWYERKKGKTIGRIVAVHPSAGDRYYLRILINKIKGPRSYDELKTFNDVKYPDFKSGCHARGYLDDDVEWLESMSEGARTATPYQLRDMFVTFLNTCFVASPKGLWEHSWKSMSEDILHKRQRILGHTNLELDDETLEQYTLIEVEKLMRMQDRSLNDIKAMPKIKQNVAEETLRHDSQYNLLNAEQRAIYESVLDSVDKKDGKLFFVHGAGGTGKTFLYQTIISRLCSKKQIVLPVASSGIAALLLPNGRTAHSRFNIPLKLDEDKLCNIKPGTMLAELIEKTDLIIWDEAPMTHKHAFEALDKTLKDIMSIKNPHAKDQTFGGKTVLLGGDFRQILPVVPQGSRADTVLASICHSYLWNFCHKFPLKTNMRVNQDEKEFSDWLLKVGEGRPESEKVDADDGYHDQMLNIDPTLLKETKEESLKQVVDAAYGDTNQIEASQSSYTDKAILTPRNDTVDEINAYTISKTTGESKD